The sequence GTAGGTAACTCAAAAAGGTTTCCTATGTCACATGTTTTAGATGAGTATATTTCCCCACTGCGCCTGATAACTGATATAGTAATATCAAACAAATTATCACACAAACAGGTGGGCGGAGTGCCAGAAGCAGAACAGGTTGAAGCAATAAAAGGAGGAGTCGCTTCATGGAATCAATGGAAAGCGGCAAATCCAAGAAAACGTCCGGATCTGAGGGGGGCTCATCTTACCGGACTATCTCTTGAAGGGATCAATTTAAATGGGGCACGGCTTGCCGAGGTTGATTTTGAATTTTGCAATCTGAAAAAAGCAAATTTTGCCGGGGCAGATCTCAGCCGGGCAAATCTCTCAAACACCGATCTGACTGATGCCGTGTTTCTGAATGCAAATCTTCAGGGTGCTCGTCTGACCGGAGCAACGGTAACCAGGGCGGATTTCAGAGGTGCCAATGTCGCCGGGGCAGACATCAGGCAGATAAAGCGCGGCCTCTGATTCCTGTCCACTTTTTATTGTATTATTTTATAGAGTGTCGTCCGTTCAGCGAGGACTTTCCCAAGATCTGAACAGATATATTCCATTTCATCAGGATCCAGATATTCTCCGGTGGATCCTCCTGCTTCTCCGGTCACATCATCAAGATACATCGTGCCAGCAAGGTCATCTGCACCGGCCAAAAGGGCCATCTGTGTCATCTTTGTCCCAAGTTTCGGCCATGATACCTGGATATGATCAAAGTTATCCAAAAACAGCCGGCATACAGCAGTCGTGACCAGATCATCCCTGCCGGTCGGACCATACCTAACCAGACCCTTTTCGTACAGAGGCGTTTTTTGGTGGATGTACGTGAGGAGAACCATCTCTGTGAATCCTCCGGTATCATCCTGGATCCTTCTGATTCTATCCAGGTGTTCAGCCCTGTCCCGGGGGGTTTCGGTTGATCCATACATGATGGTCGCTGTTGATCGAAGACCAAGACTATGGGCCTCACGGGCAATCCGTTCCCAGACTTCGGTCTTCACCTTTGCCGGACAGATGGTTTTTCTGACCTCATCAACCAGGATTTCTGCAGCAGTTCCCTGCAGGGTTCCAAGACCTCCTGCCATCAG comes from Methanospirillum hungatei and encodes:
- a CDS encoding pentapeptide repeat-containing protein; the protein is MPEAEQVEAIKGGVASWNQWKAANPRKRPDLRGAHLTGLSLEGINLNGARLAEVDFEFCNLKKANFAGADLSRANLSNTDLTDAVFLNANLQGARLTGATVTRADFRGANVAGADIRQIKRGL
- the cofH gene encoding 5-amino-6-(D-ribitylamino)uracil--L-tyrosine 4-hydroxyphenyl transferase CofH produces the protein MDLHTLLSDTLAGHRLTPDEAAFLLSVSGQEVFDLFRAADEVCRRKNGNRVTFVRNQNIHITNICKNLCGFCGFGRTKKSPGAYLFGEDEVKEQARYAKERNVTEICFLSGVHPDFTLETYLQFMKWVHEIHPTVHIHAFSPDEIDFVARKANLPTPEVIRQLMAGGLGTLQGTAAEILVDEVRKTICPAKVKTEVWERIAREAHSLGLRSTATIMYGSTETPRDRAEHLDRIRRIQDDTGGFTEMVLLTYIHQKTPLYEKGLVRYGPTGRDDLVTTAVCRLFLDNFDHIQVSWPKLGTKMTQMALLAGADDLAGTMYLDDVTGEAGGSTGEYLDPDEMEYICSDLGKVLAERTTLYKIIQ